From the Ovis aries strain OAR_USU_Benz2616 breed Rambouillet chromosome 10, ARS-UI_Ramb_v3.0, whole genome shotgun sequence genome, the window CTGCACAGGGACCCCTGTCCATCAAAGCCTCCTGGGTACTTCCACCCAAGATTGCTCCTCCCTAAACTGATCAGGAATCAGGCTTGCTGAGGATTTCACTGCACAAACTTCATTCTTATTGGACATTGAGTAAGAATTCAACTCATAGTACTTGAAGTGGAAGATTAAGTATTAATCCTCTGTGATATCTCTTTAACTGTCAATGGTAAAACTATAAGAAAAGTATATAACAAGTGTATTTATAGAAATTATCATAAATACCAGTTTTACACACAGACTTTCATAGAAACTATTTTTCATGGGAGAAATTTCTTGTTCAGTTTTATAGAGATCTCCAAAAATCATAATTACAAGTGTATAGTAAACACTGTAAGAAATGGGATTTAAAATTACAGTGGACACTCTAGTATTCAGTAGTGTTCAGTATGAGTCTGATTTACAAggacattaaaatattataagacACTGTTTTGCTGAATTTTACTATTTGTTATACTTctgtttaaaatgataaaattatgaaattctactactctgttttataataaatgtttttaataataaaaacattactGAGTCAAGTGTCACTAAAAGGTATTTGTTTTTTCAAAGCACAAAATTTTgagtaaattattttcatttgccCCAAACTAATTTTCCTCCCAAAATGTCACTTTCAGTAAACTCAATTTCAAATTGCAAGTATTGCTCATCCAGAGTAATCTTTAGCAACACACACTGATAAGCAAAAATTAAGTTTGTTTTGTGGCACAACTCAATAGTAGATAAAGAAACTAGGCAGTAACTAAACACAGTACAATCAACCGCGTTTGTTAGGCTAGCGCCCATGCTGGGTCAGTTAGTTTTTTTCATATACCAATAATGTGAATCTACTATCtgatatatattaaatatcactTAGATATACTGAAAATATGCAGTAGGCAAACTAAATGCATCCTGGAATTCTTTTTGGTACAGGTGCCTTTAGTGCAACTTTGCTTCCTGTTTTCACAGCAAAGAATGAGACCACCCCTCTAGTGTACTCTGCTCATCTCTCAAGGACTTTAAGGAAACAGATCAGGAAAATCACAGGACAAAGTAAATATAAACTTTTCATAGGTATATATAAGTCATATTTAGAGCCTATACTTTTTCAAGTTTCTCAAAGATCTTCAGAGCATAATTCACATTTCTAAGCTTAAGCTACACTAATGCACTGTCTGCAGTTTCAGCTGAAGAATTAATAAGATTTGTGTCCTTTAGAATACCTTTTAAATAGAAACACTGATCTGGGAGGTGGTGGTTAAAACTGATACTGATTCAGGCTCTGAAAATTCTGATGGCTTGTTGGTTGATATGCTGTACTTAAGtagcttcttttaaaaagtagttaaCTACTTAATATTGGGAAGTATGTTTCTTTCTTATGCcatcagatttttttaatgaaatgcaaaaattttaagtgaattaactgaaaaaaatattctacTCTAGTAATCCTCTGTTGTGGAGAGAAATGCAGACcagcaaagtaaaataaactgtGAACACTGAACCCGggtaacattttaaaacttattaaaaaaaataaacgtTTAAAATGCAACAAAAGTAAGACATTTTACATCTTATAAATTTTCGACTATTCACATGGGAGGGGTTATGTGTAGACTATGCTGTGCAGGCAGTGGCCAAAGTGGAAATCCTTTTCAGTAAGTGCCCCTCTCACAGCTGCTGGCAGTGTGGCTCTTCCTGTTTCAAAGGTTTCAGGATAGCTCCCCAAGCCAGCAAGAAAGTGAAGTCCCAGAGATGCTAAAAGTCTCCTACCTGAATTATGGACATCCGCGTGGCTGGGGTCTCGCTCGCGTTAGTCCCTTGTCCGGTAAAGCTGGTGTGGCAGCCCGCGTGGCCCTGGGGAACAGTCAGGTTGTTGGAGGCCGGTTTGAGATACATCACCTCGGACCGAGGCGAGCTGAGCGGCAGGCGCGTCTGGTAGTCGAAGTACATGGGGGAGGTGGCCAGGGAGGGGCTGCTCACCACATTCATGACGTTCATGGCGTTCCTTTCCTCCACCTCGCTCTGCACCAGCATGATATCGTTTTTGTTGATCTTCTTCTTCTTGCCCTTGCCCCCGCCCAGCTGCGGGTGGCTGTACTCGGCGATGCGGCAGTTATAAGTGCGAATCTCCTTGTTCTCGCGCTTGCACTTGACAGCGATGGTGATCATGGCCGCTAGGAGGATGATGGAGATGGTGCTCAGGGTCACGATGAGCGGCAGCGACATGTCCCAGTGGCGCTGCTCGCCGTTCACCCGGGGAACGCCCTCGGGCAAGGAGCCGCTCACCGAGCGGATGATGAGCTTGGCCACCGCCGACAGGGTGGGCTTGCCATGGTCCGTCACCTTCACTACCAGCTCCACCACTGGCGTCACGTCCTCCCAGAAGGGGTGCAGCGTGCGGATCTCACCGCTGGATGGGTCGATTTCAAACAGGTGGTCGTCGTTCCCGTCCACGATCTCGTAGGTGAGGCGCCCGCTCTCGCCAAAATCGCTGTCGAGGGCGCGCACGGTGCTCACCAGGTAGCCCAGACCGGCGTTGCGCGGCACCTGCAGCTCGGCTGTGTCGTTCTGCAGCGTGGGCAGCACGATCACCGGAGCGTTGTCATTCACGTCTAGCACTGTCACCCTCACCGTGGCGTTGCTCTCCAAGTGCGCGGGCGCCCCGGAGTCCTTAGCAAGCACCTTGAACTCAAACGCCTTGGTCTGCTCATAGTTAAAGGAGCGCAGGGCGTAGATGGCCCCGTTGGTGGGGTTCACGGACACGTAGGTGTAGATGGACACGTCGCCGATGTGCGAGGGCAGGATGGAATAGGACACCGTGCCGTTTTGGCCCAGGTCAGGGTCCTGGGCCAGCACCGAGCCCAGATACTCTCCTGGGATGTTGTTTTCGTGCACCTGGAGCACGTAGAGCCCCTTCGTGAAACGAGGCGGGTTGTCATTCTCGTCCAGAATCTTGACCGCGAACGACTTGGTAGAGTTGAGTGGAGGCGAGCCCCCGTCCCGCGCCACGATCGTCACGTTGTACTCGTCCTGGGTCTCGCGGTCCAGCGGGCGGTCGGTCACCACCGTGAAGAAGTTGTCATAGTTCTCCTCCAGCTTGAAGGGCACGGAGCCTCCCGGGCCGCCaaggccgccgccgccgcccggtcCGCCTCCTCCCAGGACTCGGCACTGAAGCTGCCCGTTCTTGCCCGAGTCTCGGTCGGTGACCCGCACCAGGGCTATGACGGTGCCGGGCGGGGCCGCCTCGCTCAGCGCCCCCTGGCGCACGGAGACGAAACCGATGGACGGCGCGTTGTCGTTGCGGTCGATGAGCTTGACCGTGACCTTGCAGTGGGCCGGGATGGGGTTGGGACCCAGGTCTCGGGCCTGCACGTCAATCTCCAGCATCCCGTTCTCCTCATAGTCCAGGTTGCCCTTGACCCGGATCAGGCCGGTCTTGGGGTCGATGGAGAAGAGCTCCCGCACGCGGTCGGGCACGTAGCTGCTGAAAGAGTAGAGCACTTCGCCATTGGGACCCTCGTCGGCGTCGGTGGCGTTCAGATCAATGACCACGGTGCCCAGCGGGGCGTTTTCGGGCAGCTCCACCAGGTAGGAGGGCGCCTCGAAGACCGGGCTGTTGTCGTTCGAGTCAATCACCTTCACGTTGATCTGCACCGTGGCGGAGCGCGGCGGCTCGCCGCCGTCCAGGGCGGTCAGCACCAGAGTGTGATGGTTCTGCTGCTCGCGGTCTAGCGCCTTCTGGATAACCAGCTCTGGGAACTTGGAGCCGTCGCCGCGGGACTTGACGTCCAGCGCGAACAGGCCGTGGTCATCGCGCGTCAGCAGGTAGGTACGGAGCCCGTTCTCGCCGGCGTCGGGGTCGTGTGCACTGGTGAGCGGGAAGCGGGTGCCCGGGGCTGCGTTCTCTGAGATGTCCATCTCAATCTGGTCcgaggggaaggagggagcgTTGTCGTTGATGTCCTGGATCTCTACCTTGATCATACAGATTTCCTTGTCATTGGCGAACACCTCGAGGGACAGCTGGCACTTGGCGTTGTGGCGGCACAGAGACTCGCGGTCAATGCGCTGTTTAGTGTAGAGGAGCCCGCTGTCCGCTTCCACGTCCAGCAGGTGCGGCGCCGAGTTCTCTAGCACCCGATAGCTGCTAGACTTGCTTCGCCCGCCACCACCGCCGCCTCGCTCTGAGGGCGGAAGCCCGGGCTGCAGTCGAGCATCCTTGCCGATGTTGCCGATCACCGTGCCGGCGCCTTGCTCCTCCGGCACGGAGTAGTTCAGGTTTTTGAGCGTCAGGGCAGGagcccagaggaggaaacagcaacagatGGAAAGGTACATCCCAGACCGGCGGGGTGTTGGCAGAAGCAGCCGGACTGGAGGGGCTAGTGGATGAGTGCGCGCCAGCTTGGGGCCCGGGGCGCAGCTTATGCGCCCGACGCGAGCCACAAGTCTCTGGATCCTCTCTTCCTTCCGCTCCCGGGATGCGGCACCCGGCGGTCTCTCCTTATTCCGCACAAGTTCCCCGAACCTGTTGATCTACAGCATCCGCACTGGGCTGGGAGCAGCGGTGCAGCGTAGCTGCAGGGGCACTGAGCAAGGCGGAGGCTCCCTGCGGCTGGGGCCGAGCCTGGGGCTTTGTCTCTCCCTCCTGGACTTCGGGCGACTCAAACTTGAGCGATGAGACCAGCGATAAGAAGGAAATCGCGTCTGGGGAGGATGGTAATAAGCTGAAGAATCCGTAGGTTTTCCTCACTCCCGCTAGGGCGCTGCAAATCCACTCCAGCTTTTTGCCTCCGGAATACTCTTCACACCGGgtgggggagggagctgggaggtgtGTCTCTAGGCAGATCAGAAAGTGAAATCCTTACTTGTTTCTCTTCTCCTGTGATAAAATTGATGGGAATAAGGAACAACgaagaaagagtcagatatattGAAGCTTCCCCGAAGCCTTGTGAAATGTCTGCTTGCTTCTCGGGTTGGTCTGTTTTCAGGCAGTGTTTTGCTGCATTTAGAGATCTAATCTTGCATTGGCGGCTGAGGCAGCGGTGGCGGCAGACTGCATCTCCAAGCCAagggtgtttctttctttttttcttttttccctccttctctctctccgtTTCGAGCAGCcgaagggaggggaggaaatgCAGCGCAAAGAACTAGTGTCCGGATTTGTAGTTTCCTCCCTCCACGAggctcctccctctcttcctcggAAAAGGCTCTCCCCCAAGTCCAGGAAGACACAGGCTGATCTGCGTTTGCGGTTTGAGTCTGTTGGGAGGGGGAAAATGTAGAGACGTATCTCCGCCTCTGTTGGTAGAACGCACTCTGATTTCCCTACGCTGAGCCAGTAGCCGCAGCTACCATCCCATTCTCTGCCCGCGAGCAAGGACTTCTCTCCCTGCAGTTTAATTCCAgtttgcttttcttcccaggcGAAAGGAAATCAACAGGCAACTCATGGTTGGATGTGCAGATTtgaagggggagggagaggcgGAATAAAAAGGAAGGGGGAGCCACCCTCCCAGTCCCCGCACACACACTCTCCCTGTCTCTCGCTAGAAGGGAAACAGTCTCTGCATTCACAGGGTTGGGCTGTCAAgtgcctctcttttctttctattcagCATCTCCTTCCAATGGCCCTGCCTCCCAGTCCTGTTCATCTAGAAAGGAAAACCTTGGCGAGGAATAAAAGTAGTGAATATTTGAAGCGAATAAAGTGcgggctttttctttttccttcaattttttttcctatagtagGAGTGGGCTGGATGAAAGGAACACATCAAGGTTTGGCGTGATGCATTCTGCAGTCTCGCTCTCGCAGTCTCTCTGGGCGAGTCGCGAGGGCAGCGGACGAAGAGCTGCGGCCGCGGCGGTCCAGCCAGGGCACCCGCCCCGGGGAGCTAACGCCCAGGGGATGCTAGGCACGGGTCTGTCTACACATTATCGGATTCTCGAGGCGCCTCGACAAACGGGAATGACACATCCAGAAATGCAGGTGTTCCGATCTGCCGGATGAGTCAGAAGCAGCGGAACGAATCGAATTCACTCTCGCCTCATGGTCCTCCCTTCATAGACATTAGTTGTGGCTTCTTCCTAACGCTTTCTCTGACTCACTCTACAGAAAGAAAAGCCAGATTCATGTTTTgggggaaaaacaagaaaaagcgagagaaagggagggagaggaggagggaggtaaAGCTGAATCCAGCAGCACTTTTACTCTACCTCTTTCTGCCGGAGTCCGAGGCTCTGGAAAGCAAGGCGTCTGTTTTGctaggtgtttttattttaaaaataaaggcgTAAAGGAACCCCCAAATCTTTCAATCTTGggtgaggaaaaaagagaaaaataaatctggattAGAGAGACTGTTCACAGCTTAGCTCCGCATCACAGTTCACGATTTTCCTGTCAGTGTTTTCTATTCACAAAGTCCAGTACTGGTGTGCGTAGTTAATTGTGCAGTCCGTTgtggaggctttttttttttttttcctccttttctgtcaCGGGTGGTCTCTCTCAATCTGGTGCCTGACAGGATCAGCTCACAGCCTGGGAAAGACGTGCGGATTTCAAACCAAATAAATCCATGTCCGCAGGCACAGCACCGGTGGAAAGGAAAGGTGAAAATTCAACAGTTGGAGCGGCGTCCCCCCGGCCGCCCTCAGCTGCCGCATCCGCCGGGCTCGCAGTCCCCGCTCTCTCCCCAGCGCCTCTCGCTGACTGACTCTATTCACCTCACGCCGCCGCTTAAACATTGATACTGATTCCCCGCCAGCCAATAGGCGCGAGGCCCCAGGCCCGGCCTCCCCAGCCCGCGTCCAATGGGAGAGCCGGACAgacggcgggggcggggcctgtggCCCCGGCGCCTCAGAGCCATTGATCAGAGCCGCGAGACCGGGCCCGGCCGGGCTGGCCCAGCCCCGCGCTCTCCGCGGCGGGGGCGCCCTGGGCCTCGCCGCAGGGTCCCCCGAGTCTTAAACTACCGGGAGAAAGCCTCCTCCGTCTTCctctggaaaaaaagagaatctggaaaaaaaaaagtttgacagCGATTGATTTATTGTTTTATCCGATGTACACGGAAGCCGTAATCGCAGAGTGCTTGCAGAATAAGATAGCTGCGGTCTTCCTGTTGggcttctctctgtttctctctctctctctctctctctctctcacacacacacacacacacacacacacacacacgaacgcACGCACCGTACACTCACCCATACCAAGGGAGGCGTAGATCTTCCGGCTGCGCGTGGACCCATCTAAATGAGGTGCAGAGGGGTGTGTACGTGTTTCTGAGGCAGGGTGTGTGCGTTGtgtatttcagtgtgtgtgtaaATGCGAGGGTGCTGGCGCGCCCGCTTCTGCCCGCGCCGGTGCAAACAAACCGCGAGCAACAGCAATCAATATGTAACTTTCTGCATCCTCAGAAAAATCAGCGGTCCCCCGGTCCCCCGGTAAGGAAAGTCACTTGATTATGAAAGTGCTTCAGAAGAAAAGCAGAATGAAAGAGAGGCCATGTCTCCCCAGAGGAAGAAGCGCCTCTCCTTTAAGGAGAAAGGCTCATGGTCAGCCCAAGCTTGGAGCTTGTTAAAACCCAAATCTGGCTAAATAATACTTAGAGCTTTACCCTTTTCAGTCGCCAGCATCTCAGCCCAGATTCAAAGTAAAGCGGACATCCATATACTCACTCATAATAGTTTTCAAGGTGTTCTGTTTACCGAGATCTTGTTATTAAAGTTGCATGTGGAAATTTGAATGCTGTATCCTTAAGACCAAGTAGATGTTGATGACCGTATTTGCCAAAGCCTCTACGCGTAGAAACTGAAACATAACCCTTAAGACAGATCAGTGGGAAATCTGGTAAGATTCGTACTTTCTAAGTAACAGCACCACCACtaccactacacacacacacaatacataaacacacacacacacaaatacactccTGATTCATCTACGTTTTCTACAAATTTACTTCCTAATCTCAGAGATTCTTTCTCCCCAAACTATTATCACAAACATCCATAAGGGAGGACTTCTTTGTTCATGATCCAGTCATGGGAAAGAGTTAAGAAtgcaaaagaaaactgaagtattGAAATAGAAAAGGTGAGTGTTTTGATTGCTAGAGTATTGATGGCAATTCATAAATACTAAAGTAAAGTTGCCATTTATAAATTGTGAATGACTATCATACAACTCTGTAATATGAATCATTCAAGTTTCAAATAAATCAAATCCAGACCAATTACAAGAAAGTTCTGATGACTGTTGTTGGGATAATTGCTTAAAGATTCAGGTAAAGGAGCTATTATTTCTCAGAGGATTCAGTGAGATAACCTATAGTATGAATTTGCAAATGATTGGATCCAAAGTTCACCAGTTCTTTAAAAGACTAtctttcagagttttttttttttttccccccagagtttaaaaatgcaaaagggAATCTTTTACAGCCATtccttcaaatcctaaaatgtcTTTGCATTTTGTGAATAGGTAGTTTGTCATGCACATTCATTTGCTAGACAGGAGAGCTAGAGCTTTGTTGAAAGCTAGGTTATTTTGCCAACTGGGTGCCTAACCACACTGCTCTGTGAAACATTTCTCAAGCAGGGGTTAGTAACTCTATCCTAACGTGTGTATCTTGAAATCTGAGGTGTAGAGGCTTTAAAAGCAGCCACTAACTTACCTCGAGTAGAGGTtacacattcatttattaatcattacttttttaaatatgaaaaatctggttttttttttgcatttcttactcATTCAAGGAAACTCATAAAATATTCTTACTTGAGGCTTACAATAAAGCAAACACAAGAGAATGAAAAACTTCCTAGGAAATGGTAATATGATTTATTGATTATTCTTAATTTGATGTTAAGGGGAAACCAACAATGTCTCAGAAAGACCAGCACATCCTCATAGACACCAACTTTCCCATCACCTCTCCAGAGTAATTGTGTCACACCTCCGCCTAGCGTATAGAAAGAGAACTACCATGCTTATGGTGACTACCCCAGGGTTTCAGCCAAGGGGAGCAAAACAAAACTACTGCATATCAGGTATCTTCTTGTCGTTTTTGTTGCtaagttctttaccgctgagccactaggggagcccTTAAGTCTAATCTTTGTCTTATCCCTATTTCATTTTTACAGGAAATTGAATCAAATGATACTTCCCATTGTTTGACTTCCCTTTAACcagatacaatttttaaaactatgagtgagtgaagtcgctcagtcgtgtccgactctttgcgaccccatggactgtagcccaccaggctcctccgtccatgggattctccaggcaagaatactggagtgggttgccatttcctctcttaATTTGTAACACAAATTCtatttttcctaaaaaattttttttctgttttcaatatcgttttgaataatttctttttaactatTCTTAAAATATTGAGCTCAATTTAAACAAAAAGAGATTGTGTAAGTATTGTTAACATTTCAAAGATCCTCTTGGTTTTTATATCATAGGAGGCTATGAACCTATGAGATTTAATAAGAAATCCAGAGGACCATAAAGTTGAGCATAGCTCATGATATCTAGAATCTCATATCTCTCAAGAAAAGACTGGTTGATAATCatgatttgaaattaaaattgataGTCTTAACCTTAAACCAAAATCAtattattcttttgttgttgtttaatccttaaatcgtctgactcttttgtgaccccgtggacggtatagcccgccaggctcctctatccatggaattttcctggcaagactactagagtgggttgccatttccttctccaatggatcttcctgacccagggatcgaacctgcgtcttcattgcaggcagattccttaccgctgagccaccagggaagccccatgtactCTTCTTTTATTATCACTTATATTGAACATCCAAAGCTTTTGTGTGATTCAAGCAAAATATAGATGCATGATAAATCATTAAGAAAGAGTACTGAGAAATACTCACATAGACATAGCATTATTTAATTAATAAGATAACATATTGTAggtgagttttaaaataaattgatcaGGTTGGAAAGCTTCAAACAAATATTAAGGTCTATTTTTATAGACTGATAAAGGATGATGAATACCGCTATGTTAAATCAGTAattaaatatcattattattcaTGATTTTTAATTACAGAAGATACTTAATTGTGCCTCCAAGAGACTCTTTAACGTTTATATTGACTAGCTTTAGCTATAGTTCCAAGAATTTATGCATGTTGTCAAAATGGCAGCAATTTAACATTCTTCCAAAACTTGTCCTACTTGCTACATTCTTGAATTCAGTAAAACACAGTTCTTAAGAGaactctttgctgctgctgttttcaaatgtttatatGACTGAAAAATTCTCTTCctactatttccttttctgtcatttttaccATTATTTCACTACctgatttcatatatttttatttaacagagaattttcaaaaatgactTTAACAGCTaaactgttttagatttaaaagtaTCAGAAATTGCcatatcatatttaaaattacaaGTGACTTTTTTATTTACAGCTAGCTCTAGTTCTCATTGTCTGTTAGACATACTTGAGGTTCACCTCTACATACAGCCATTGATAAATTGCTAACTTTTAATCAAAGCTTCCCCttttaataaataacaaatttatCCTACTAGTAGAACAATGACTAAAACATCTTTCTCCTTTATGAATGTGAATAAAGATaagtaaaatatgattttaataaaataataaatattaagtataatttttaagtttcaagagaaacattttataattaaaatattttgattattaaaTCTTTCCTCTACAATAAATTAGAAAAGAGTAAAGCATATCTATAAATAGTACAATAGattgaatgttaaattttttttcattttaattaaaatgattaaatctTGCTATAAAAATTTGTCAGGAAATGATATATATTGAATCTGTTCTATATGATATGTATGTTATGTtacaatataatataatatagtcACATACAGTACCTTTCTCCTGTACACAGAACGTAAGTTCCCAAAGAACAGTCAAATTAAAGTTACAGGATTAACCTTACAAAAACTTGGAATTTCTAGTAATTTGAAATTCACACAATAATAAACTAAATTTCCAACTAGTgctacatattttatatacatatatacattgttttatatacatataaatcagAAGTGGACATTCATAAATTAGTCACCAGTGATCAACTTTTGAATACATTTTagtctgtttattttaaaatattgagacaAATTTAAGAAggtaatttaaactttttatatgtAAGTTTTACAGTTGCAAACTATTTGAAGTGGTTTAAACAAAATGTGTGCATGTACTTGTGTGTAGAGTACCTGAGAGAGAGGTCATACAGAAAACAGGAATTGTCACACGAATGTTACAGTGTGTCTAATGTATTAATTAGCATACATTAAAAAGGAGAGTTGGATTACATGTAAAATGTAAGTCTGAGAAAAGTTATCTTGAACTTCATAAATTGCTAATGGCATTATTTATATCTTCTTATGCCTTAGCCAGAAATAAGAGTTCAGTTAATTGGGAAACCGCCACTCTCCTGCCCCATAAGAAATTGCATGCTAGCTCCCCCTTGTGGCCATTTTGACAATAAAAAAGACAGGCATTTGTTTAGGAAATTCCCTGCGTTAAAGAACAGAGATTTCTTCAATCATTCTTTGTGTACTagttttcaaaacaaataaaaaagtttttgaaTGAAATGGTTAATTTACGGATGTAACTGATGATTTGTTAAGATAAAATGACTGaagctgaaaacaaaaataattatttcatcagTGGTGCAACAATCCCATGCTGAGTTAAGCATGTTAGGACAATTTTAAACCTTATAGTTAAGCATGTTAGGAGAATTCTAAAACTGAGAGACCAGCCCTTGGAGGGAACCGGGGCAATTTGATTCAGTAGGTGGCACTCTTTCCTCAGAGTCAGTTTTGCTATGATGACCTGAAATGATGTTTCAAAAAGCTATGTCATTGGAGGTCCTGCCTTTCAGGTAAGGCAAAACCCAAAAGCTTATAATCACTTATTATTATAACAGGTCAGATGTTTCTTTCCATTATTCTGAGGTATTTAAAGATCCTTTCGTATAGCTATCGCACAGAGATcaatgaaaagaatagaaaatataataAGTACACTGAGCTCTTCAGAAAGCAAATAAGTACTCTACAAATCCTCTGCATTTTAATTGTCATCATAATCATTAACCCTCCCAAGTCTCAGTGACAAGGTCTTACTTGGATAATTAGGTCCTACTTATGCAAATTTCTCTTTTCAGTGAGCTAGACATATTATTTCcccttatcttttaaaaattcagagcaGTTCAATTCAAAACCGAACACTGTTAAACAGCTATTGTCTGTCACCCTGGAAATAGCACTTTTGTTTTAGGTAGAAAAACTGTTTAGCTTTTCCCTTCTAAACATACACAAACAAGTACATATCTAATAACATTATTTCTGCTTTCAAGTGATGAAGTGATGTTTTCAAAATCatgttaaatgttaaataaatgaaatcactcGAATGAATCATCTTTAAAATACTATGGCTGGATGGATTTTTGGAGCTGCTGAAACCTAATTTCTAACATCAGCCTCTCAGAGAGTGTCCACATCTTTCCAAGTCAGTGTTAACTGTTtctagaaaagagagaaaaaaggccATGGTCACTTATAAATTACCaatactaaaaaagaaatataatgaagtattgtattttaattaaatactgAAAAACTTAAATCCAACTTTGGTGGTAAAAGAGCAATGTGTCATTTCTCACTAAAATTAGTTACTGCAGTGTAAGTTTGTTATGTGACAAccataaatataatattaaacaaaagaaatttgaaGGCTTGAGTACTTGTTTAAATATTGGCCTGCTCAACTTCAAAAATGGACAAATTAAATCCTGAAATGTATTGGCTATAATAAGTAGATGAGTTAGGATTATCTATGTTTTTATTCTAAATGATTTGATTGAGGCATATGAACCAGAAGAAAgcataaaaaagaatttaaaattatggCACTGTTCAGtcatttatacaaataaaatgaataatattctGAAAGTGTATCAATAACATACAGTGTTAATTAAACTCTTTTGTGACAAGGATCCTTTCGAGAATCTGCTAAATGCTGCAGAACCTCTTTCCAAAAAATCTTATGGTGATCTATAAATTCTGTTTgtacaaatattttcacaaatacttttagaaattttatatacTTCATTAGCATACTCACTGTGTACAAATATTGAAATAACTCTTTTAGAAAATGTTACAAAAGCAGCTTTGCTCtgctaatattaaaattt encodes:
- the PCDH17 gene encoding protocadherin-17 isoform X3 gives rise to the protein MYLSICCCFLLWAPALTLKNLNYSVPEEQGAGTVIGNIGKDARLQPGLPPSERGGGGGGRSKSSSYRVLENSAPHLLDVEADSGLLYTKQRIDRESLCRHNAKCQLSLEVFANDKEICMIKVEIQDINDNAPSFPSDQIEMDISENAAPGTRFPLTSAHDPDAGENGLRTYLLTRDDHGLFALDVKSRGDGSKFPELVIQKALDREQQNHHTLVLTALDGGEPPRSATVQINVKVIDSNDNSPVFEAPSYLVELPENAPLGTVVIDLNATDADEGPNGEVLYSFSSYVPDRVRELFSIDPKTGLIRVKGNLDYEENGMLEIDVQARDLGPNPIPAHCKVTVKLIDRNDNAPSIGFVSVRQGALSEAAPPGTVIALVRVTDRDSGKNGQLQCRVLGGGGPGGGGGLGGPGGSVPFKLEENYDNFFTVVTDRPLDRETQDEYNVTIVARDGGSPPLNSTKSFAVKILDENDNPPRFTKGLYVLQVHENNIPGEYLGSVLAQDPDLGQNGTVSYSILPSHIGDVSIYTYVSVNPTNGAIYALRSFNYEQTKAFEFKVLAKDSGAPAHLESNATVRVTVLDVNDNAPVIVLPTLQNDTAELQVPRNAGLGYLVSTVRALDSDFGESGRLTYEIVDGNDDHLFEIDPSSGEIRTLHPFWEDVTPVVELVVKVTDHGKPTLSAVAKLIIRSVSGSLPEGVPRVNGEQRHWDMSLPLIVTLSTISIILLAAMITIAVKCKRENKEIRTYNCRIAEYSHPQLGGGKGKKKKINKNDIMLVQSEVEERNAMNVMNVVSSPSLATSPMYFDYQTRLPLSSPRSEVMYLKPASNNLTVPQGHAGCHTSFTGQGTNASETPATRMSIIQTDNFPAEPNYMGSRQQFVQSSSTFKDPERASLRDSGHGDSDQADSDQDTNKGSCCDMSVREALKMKTTSTKSQPLEQVH